In one window of Janthinobacterium sp. 1_2014MBL_MicDiv DNA:
- a CDS encoding MoaD/ThiS family protein gives MAQLHFTRQLARFLDVPTVQVAAPRLRAALDAAFAQQPRLRGYVLDEQGALRPNVVIFIDGARCRERRVLDDALLPDSQVYILQALSGG, from the coding sequence ATGGCGCAGCTGCATTTCACCCGGCAACTGGCACGTTTCCTGGACGTTCCTACCGTGCAGGTGGCCGCGCCACGGCTGCGTGCCGCCCTCGATGCGGCGTTTGCGCAGCAGCCGCGCCTGCGTGGCTATGTGCTCGACGAGCAGGGGGCCTTGCGTCCGAATGTGGTGATCTTCATCGATGGCGCGCGCTGCCGCGAGCGGCGCGTGCTTGACGACGCCTTGCTGCCCGACAGCCAGGTGTATATCTTGCAGGCACTTTCCGGAGGTTGA
- a CDS encoding MBL fold metallo-hydrolase, with product MSSCTLRAEPAALAESPQRHEGKFRNPVQMHKLGTAATLKLMWTFFFDKPDSTVPAAAVPVQALTRAQLLAAPDNSLFRLGHSTLLLKLNNEFFLTDPVFSERASPVQWAGPKRFHQPPISIADLPPIKAVILSHDHYDHLDHAAVLQLAAKTEHFVTPLGVGDTLVSWGVPAAKVRQFDWWQGTTIAGVKLVATPSQHFSGRGLFDGNQTLWASWVIDAPDVRVFFSGDSGYFDGFKQIGDKYGPFDVTMIETGAYDKLWPDVHMQPEQTLQAHLDLRGKWLMPVHNGTFDLGLHAWHEPFDRITGLAAKQGVNLATPQMGEAVDLARPKKGEKWWLAMLEEEMAR from the coding sequence ATGAGTTCTTGCACCTTGCGCGCCGAGCCTGCGGCGCTAGCTGAATCACCGCAACGCCACGAAGGCAAATTCCGCAATCCCGTGCAAATGCACAAGCTGGGCACGGCAGCAACCCTCAAGCTGATGTGGACATTTTTCTTTGACAAGCCGGACAGCACGGTGCCGGCCGCGGCCGTGCCCGTGCAAGCGCTGACCCGGGCGCAGCTGCTGGCGGCGCCCGACAACAGCCTATTTCGCCTCGGCCATTCGACCCTGCTGTTGAAACTCAACAACGAGTTCTTCCTCACCGATCCCGTCTTTTCCGAGCGCGCCTCGCCCGTGCAGTGGGCGGGGCCGAAGCGCTTCCACCAGCCGCCGATCAGCATCGCCGACTTGCCGCCGATCAAGGCGGTCATCCTGTCGCACGACCATTACGACCACCTCGACCATGCCGCCGTGCTGCAGCTGGCTGCCAAGACGGAGCACTTCGTGACGCCGCTGGGCGTGGGCGATACCCTGGTGTCCTGGGGCGTGCCGGCGGCCAAGGTGCGGCAATTCGACTGGTGGCAGGGGACGACGATTGCCGGTGTGAAACTGGTCGCCACGCCATCGCAGCATTTCTCGGGACGTGGCTTGTTTGACGGCAATCAAACCCTGTGGGCGTCGTGGGTCATCGACGCGCCGGACGTGCGCGTGTTTTTCAGCGGCGATTCCGGCTATTTCGACGGCTTCAAGCAGATCGGCGACAAGTACGGCCCCTTCGACGTGACCATGATCGAGACGGGCGCCTATGACAAACTGTGGCCGGACGTGCACATGCAGCCCGAGCAGACCCTGCAGGCGCACCTGGACTTGCGCGGCAAGTGGCTGATGCCCGTGCACAACGGCACGTTTGACCTGGGTCTGCATGCGTGGCATGAGCCGTTCGACCGCATCACGGGACTGGCGGCGAAGCAGGGCGTCAATCTGGCCACGCCGCAGATGGGCGAGGCGGTCGACCTGGCGCGGCCGAAGAAGGGCGAAAAATGGTGGCTGGCGATGCTGGAAGAGGAGATGGCGCGCTAG
- a CDS encoding WD40/YVTN/BNR-like repeat-containing protein, protein MTGVPQRAYLGTRKGLFQFDVDAAGAWQLALVQFAGDPVSMLLHDGRDGTLYAALNLGHFGAKLHRLDAGGGAWREIAVPAYPAKPTDSSDTVDWTLRQIWSLAAGGADQPGVLWAGTLPGGLFRSGDRGDSWQLVDALWNVPQRAEWFGGGYDVPGIHSICVDPRDSNKVLVGVSCGGVWQTVDGGASWALSATGMRADYMPPELDENEAVQDPHRIVRSAGAPEVLWCQHHNGIWRSQDGGWHWQEVTTAPLSHFGFAVAVHPRDGDTAWFVPAQADVLRIPLDGALAVTRTRDGGKTFDVLRAGLPQQHCYDLVYRHGLALADDGRSLLMASTTGGAWYSGDGGEHWQTLSAHLPPVYAVCFATP, encoded by the coding sequence ATGACTGGAGTCCCGCAACGCGCGTATCTCGGCACCCGCAAGGGCCTGTTCCAGTTCGATGTCGATGCGGCCGGCGCCTGGCAGCTGGCACTGGTGCAGTTTGCCGGCGACCCCGTCTCCATGCTGTTGCACGATGGCCGCGACGGTACCCTGTATGCGGCCCTGAACCTCGGCCATTTCGGCGCCAAGCTGCACCGCCTGGATGCCGGCGGCGGGGCGTGGCGCGAAATCGCCGTGCCCGCCTATCCCGCCAAGCCCACAGACAGCAGCGACACGGTGGACTGGACCTTGCGGCAGATCTGGTCGCTGGCGGCCGGCGGGGCCGACCAGCCCGGCGTCTTGTGGGCGGGCACCTTGCCGGGCGGCCTGTTCCGCTCAGGCGACCGCGGCGACAGCTGGCAACTGGTGGACGCGCTGTGGAACGTGCCGCAGCGGGCCGAATGGTTTGGCGGCGGCTACGACGTGCCCGGCATCCACAGCATCTGCGTCGATCCGCGCGACAGCAACAAGGTGCTGGTCGGCGTGTCCTGCGGCGGGGTCTGGCAAACGGTCGATGGCGGCGCCAGCTGGGCCTTGAGCGCGACGGGCATGCGCGCCGACTACATGCCGCCCGAGCTCGATGAAAACGAGGCCGTGCAAGACCCGCACCGCATCGTGCGCAGCGCCGGCGCGCCGGAGGTGCTGTGGTGCCAGCACCATAACGGCATCTGGCGCTCGCAGGACGGGGGCTGGCACTGGCAGGAAGTGACGACGGCGCCGCTGTCGCATTTCGGCTTTGCCGTGGCCGTGCATCCGCGCGATGGCGACACGGCCTGGTTCGTGCCGGCGCAGGCGGACGTGCTGCGCATCCCGCTCGACGGCGCGCTGGCCGTCACGCGCACGCGCGATGGCGGGAAGACCTTCGACGTCTTGCGCGCGGGATTGCCGCAGCAGCATTGCTACGACCTGGTGTACCGCCACGGGCTGGCGCTGGCCGACGATGGGCGCAGCCTGCTGATGGCGTCGACCACGGGCGGCGCCTGGTATTCGGGCGATGGCGGCGAACACTGGCAGACGCTGTCTGCCCACTTGCCGCCCGTCTATGCCGTCTGTTTTGCCACGCCGTAG
- a CDS encoding 2Fe-2S iron-sulfur cluster-binding protein: MSAPLTVTTFTITIVPQGWQFTAEAGTTLLAAAELAGIRLLSSCRNGTCRTCLCHMPAGQVRYTVDWPGISPDERLDGYILPCVAVAESDLTLQARAVRTGH; encoded by the coding sequence ATGAGCGCACCGTTGACCGTCACCACCTTTACTATCACCATCGTCCCGCAGGGCTGGCAATTCACGGCCGAGGCGGGAACGACTCTGCTGGCCGCCGCCGAGCTGGCCGGCATCCGCCTGCTCAGTTCCTGCCGCAACGGTACCTGCCGCACCTGTCTCTGCCATATGCCGGCGGGCCAGGTGCGCTACACGGTGGACTGGCCCGGCATCAGCCCCGATGAACGGCTCGACGGCTACATCCTGCCTTGCGTGGCCGTGGCGGAAAGCGACCTCACCCTGCAGGCGCGCGCCGTGCGCACGGGCCATTAA
- a CDS encoding TetR/AcrR family transcriptional regulator yields the protein MASPQRLTDRKRVAIVDAAIAEFREHGFDATSMDKIAATAAVSKRTVYNHFPSKDELFAEILQRMWESSMAQPAVPYVADQPLRPQVLALVEQKMDLLCDPAFIDLARVIFGETIHSPARAQAMVTRLNEKETGLNIWIRAAQQDGRIKAGETLEVAHLLMSPLKTFAFWPQITLGEPLLGPARRHEVTELAVDIFLCYYGVAKQTA from the coding sequence ATGGCCTCACCGCAACGCCTCACCGACCGCAAGCGCGTCGCCATCGTCGATGCCGCCATCGCCGAGTTCCGCGAGCACGGTTTTGATGCGACCAGCATGGACAAGATCGCCGCCACGGCCGCCGTTTCCAAGCGCACCGTGTACAACCACTTCCCCAGCAAGGACGAGCTGTTCGCGGAAATCCTGCAGCGCATGTGGGAAAGCAGCATGGCCCAGCCTGCCGTGCCCTATGTTGCCGACCAGCCGCTGCGGCCGCAGGTGCTGGCATTGGTCGAGCAGAAAATGGACTTGCTGTGCGATCCGGCCTTCATCGACCTGGCGCGCGTGATCTTTGGCGAAACCATCCACTCGCCTGCGCGCGCGCAAGCGATGGTGACGCGCCTGAATGAGAAGGAAACGGGCCTGAATATCTGGATCCGCGCGGCGCAGCAGGACGGGCGCATCAAGGCCGGCGAGACGCTGGAAGTGGCCCACCTGCTGATGTCGCCACTGAAGACCTTTGCCTTCTGGCCGCAGATCACCCTGGGTGAGCCTCTGCTGGGTCCGGCACGCCGGCACGAAGTGACGGAGCTGGCCGTCGATATCTTCCTGTGCTACTACGGCGTGGCAAAACAGACGGCATAG
- a CDS encoding substrate-binding domain-containing protein, with product MNLKSLAIALGMSKTTVSRALNGYPEVNSRTREIVLAAAKKVGYRPNPLARSLAVGRTNVLGMIYPLLPSDLGDSVFLSVVNGMSDAVEASKMSLIIAPVSPQNEQPSYETMVRGRQVDGLVVGRTKVIDERIAYLTKVGFPFVANGRTRIDAPYAYFDYDNDTGIDLAVSFLVAHGHQRIALLSAPLDLHFALERKESFIRCMAQAGLQADPNYLLDNSLDRRSGYQAMQQLLACSPRPTAVIVDNHLSGVGVVRALMDAGIEIGKEISVIVWGNVEDTLIGINVTTIDQPDLRRAGAKMVEMLQSLLAGTPPERLQEIWQPVLLPGATVGRCPD from the coding sequence ATGAATCTCAAGAGCCTCGCAATTGCCCTCGGCATGTCGAAAACGACAGTCAGCAGGGCGTTGAACGGCTATCCGGAAGTCAATTCCCGCACCCGTGAAATCGTCCTCGCCGCCGCCAAGAAAGTCGGCTACCGGCCCAACCCGCTGGCGCGCAGCCTGGCCGTCGGCCGCACCAATGTCCTGGGCATGATCTATCCGCTGCTGCCCAGCGATCTGGGCGACAGCGTCTTCCTTTCCGTGGTGAATGGCATGTCGGACGCCGTTGAAGCGTCAAAGATGAGCCTCATCATCGCCCCCGTGTCGCCGCAAAACGAACAGCCGTCATATGAAACCATGGTGCGCGGGCGCCAGGTTGATGGTCTGGTGGTGGGGCGCACCAAGGTGATCGACGAGCGCATCGCCTACCTGACGAAGGTGGGCTTTCCCTTTGTCGCGAATGGCCGCACGCGCATCGACGCGCCGTACGCGTATTTTGACTACGACAACGACACGGGCATCGACCTGGCCGTGTCTTTCCTGGTGGCCCATGGGCATCAGCGCATCGCCCTGCTGAGCGCGCCGCTGGATTTGCATTTCGCGCTGGAACGCAAGGAAAGCTTTATCCGCTGCATGGCGCAGGCGGGCTTGCAGGCCGATCCGAATTATTTGCTCGACAATAGCCTCGACCGCCGCAGCGGCTACCAGGCCATGCAGCAATTGCTGGCCTGCTCGCCGCGTCCCACGGCTGTCATCGTCGACAACCATTTGTCCGGCGTGGGCGTGGTGCGCGCGCTGATGGACGCCGGCATCGAAATCGGCAAGGAAATCTCCGTCATCGTCTGGGGCAATGTGGAGGACACCTTGATCGGCATCAACGTCACCACCATCGACCAGCCGGACTTGCGCCGCGCCGGCGCCAAGATGGTCGAAATGCTGCAATCCTTGCTGGCCGGCACGCCGCCGGAACGGTTGCAGGAAATCTGGCAACCGGTGCTGTTGCCGGGGGCGACCGTGGGGCGCTGTCCGGATTGA